A DNA window from Cervus canadensis isolate Bull #8, Minnesota chromosome 30, ASM1932006v1, whole genome shotgun sequence contains the following coding sequences:
- the C30H9orf152 gene encoding uncharacterized protein C9orf152 homolog produces the protein MKGWPCPCPALPHFWQLGSCYMAQGSGPRAPPKGPLLNIQLLRAQYEGLRRKQRAQAHVVVLPKGGNLPTPAESMVSAVWINMERRHSLTPEEAAPEAEETLEEDDRGCLQTPESPWHTHLEMHRLVQTFHPGTSLHVKHKDKFTGSGQRLPGLFEDTQMTQQETTSPGPAQPECQADKSQTKAVGSGFHVGTQGPTAIKRSHRTGKPVHYPFPQRKTPRISQAARNLGLYGPA, from the exons ATGAAGGGGTGGCCCTGCCCGtgccccgccctgccccactTCTGGCAGCTGGGGTCTTGCTACATGGCCCAGGGCTCCGGGCCTCGGGCCCCCCCGAAAGGGCCCCTGCTTAACATCCAGCTCCTGCGAGCCCAGTATGAAGGCCTGAGACGGAAGCAGAGGGCCCAGGCCCACGTCGTGGTGCTCCCGAAAG GAGGGAACCTGCCCACCCCAGCCGAGTCCATGGTCAGTGCTGTTTGGATTAACATGGAGAGAAGGCATTCCTTGACCCCAGAAGAGGCAGCTCCTGAGGCAGAGGAGACGCTGGAGGAGGATGACAGGGGCTGTCTCCAGACCCCCGAGTCTCCCTGGCACACGCACCTAGAGATGCACCGCCTGGTCCAAACCTTCCACCCAGGAACCAGTCTTCACGTAAAGCACAAGGACAAGTTCACGGGGTCTGGGCAAAGGCTCCCAGGCTTGTTTGAAGACACGCAGATGACTCAGCAAGAAACCACCAGCCCAGGACCAGCCCAGCCTGAGTGCCAAGCAGACAAGTCACAGACAAAGGCGGTGGGATCTGGCTTCCACGTGGGCACTCAGGGCCCTACTGCCATAAAAAGGTCACACCGGACTGGAAAACCAGTTCACTATCCATTTCCCCAGAGGAAAACTCCCAGGATCTCCCAGGCCGCCCGGAACTTGGGCTTATATGGTCCAGCCTGA